The Deltaproteobacteria bacterium nucleotide sequence TCTCACTATTAAATATCACAAAAAAAATGCGGGAAAAGGCGCTGCTATTAGGACAGGGCTTGCCGAAGTCACTGGAGACATTATTTTAATTCAAGATGCGGATTTTGAGTACGACCCAAGGGATTACTATAAGTTATTAGCTCCTATTTTAGAGGGCCTTGCTGATGTGGTTTTCGGCTCGCGTTTTTTGGGGGGACCCCATCGAGTGCTTTTCTTTTGGCACTATGTAATAAACCGCTTGCTAACGTTCTTATCTAATATGCTCACCAATTTGAATTTAACTGACATGGAAGTTGGCTACAAAGTTTTCAAAAGAGAAATTCTGCAGGGGATTGTAATTAAGTCGGATCGCTTTAACTTCGAGCCAGAGATAACTGCCAAGGTTGCCAAAAAAAGGGCTCGCATTTACGAGGTGCCCATTAGCTATGCTGGTCGCACGTATGAGGAAGGAAAAAAGATAGGAGTCCGCGATGGATTGGAAGCCTTGTGGACGATTTTTAAATATAGATTTGTGGATTAAATTCTTAGGCCATATTCAGCGTATTCGCTGGATTGCTGTAGGGTATTTTTGTGTCAAACATGTCGGTGAACGATAAAGCATCTGCCGTTAGCACTAATCGAGCGCAAGCTGACAGAGTGCCAATTTCGGCCTTTGTAATTACGTATAACGAAGAGGATCACATTACGGCTTGTCTTAGTAGTTTAGACTTCTGCGATGAAGTAATAGTGATAGACTCGTTTTCCACCGACAACACCGTTAATATCGCCAAAAGCTTAGGGGCTAAAGTAATTCAGCGAAAGTGGCCAGGATACAGAGATCAAAAGGCATTTGGCCTTGAATCTGTTAGTAACGAGTGGGTATTAAATTTGGATGCTGACGAATGCGTTTCTGAGGAGCTTAGGGAGCGCATCTTAGAAATTCTCGGCAGAGAAAAGGCGGGGGACTTATCTAGTCTCTCGATAAATGGATACTACATTAATCGCGTGGTTCACTATTTGGGACGTTGGTGGAGGCGAGGAGGTTGGTATCCAGAATACCGCTTGCGGCTTTTTCGCAAGTCTCAAACCAAATGGGGCGGAAGCGACCCTCATGAAAAGCCAATAGTTAGCGGCCCAACTGCTCGAATTGGGGGCGAAATATATCATTATACCTACAGGAATATGGATGAGCAGTTCGAGCGACTGCACCGCTTTTCAAGCATTGCTGCAAAGGACGAATTTTTGAAGGGCAGAAGATGCTCCATAGCCTCCCTATTGCTGAACCCCATCTTGCGAACGCTAAAGTTTTATGTGCTAAAACGGGGATTTCGCGAAGGCAAAGCGGGCTTTATCATAGCCGTGACTGAGGGGTATTATACATTCATGAAATATGCAAAACTCTGGGAGCATGAGTTTAATCAATTGGCGCAAAAATACGAGAAGCCCATCAATGAAGAACGACGATAATTCTCGATTACTTTCTATTATCAAACAGTTTAAAGACGTCCCCATTGTAGTGGCGGGAGATCTAATTTTAGATCATTACATTTGGGGAAAAGTAGACCGCATTTCTCCAGAGGCACCCGTAGTAGTGGTGAAAGTAACGGAAGAGAGCAAGCGACCTGGCGGAGCTGGTAACGTCGCAAACAATTTGGTGAGTTTAGGCGCAAAAGTTGCGATTTGCGGCGTAGTTGGAGACGATGAGAATGGTCGTGCGCTCTTATCTATGTTTGGCGATGCTGGTGTAGACACCGAGGGAATTTTAGTAGATCGCACCCGCCCTACTTCCGTAAAAACGCGCGTTATTGCGCATGCCCAGCAGGTCGTAAGAGTAGATAGAGAAGAAACTCATGTGCTTAGCCCTGCTTACGCCGAAGGTGTAAGCGGCGTGTTGAGGTCAAAGTTTAGAGAAGCTAAGGGCATAATCATTTCGGATTACGGAAAAGGCACTATGTGTGCGCCTGTCTTTGATTGCATTCGAAGTGGTTACGAGCAGGGTTTTTTAGGTTTTGGCAAGGTGCCAGTATTGATAGATCCAAAAATGCGCAATTTTTCGCTTTATTCTAGGGCAACGGTAATTAAGCCCAATCGCAGCGAAGCACAAGAGGCTAGTTCTATTCCTATAGCTAACAGGCAGCAGGCTATAGAGGCGGCAAAAGTTTTGCTGCAAAAGTGGAATTGCGAAATGGTGTTAATCACTTTAGGCGAAGAGGGCATGGCTCTCGTTTCTACCGCAGGCGGCAAAGAAGTCGAAGCTATAGAGAGCGATACTTTAGCTCGCGAGGTCTACGATGTGTCTGGTGCTGGGGATACGGTATCGGCTGTTTTTCTGTTGGCCCTGGCGGTAAATGCCAGTTTGCGCGACGCAGCGTGGCTTGCAAACATTGCTGCCGGAATTGTCGTTCGCGAGATAGGAACAGTTGCCGTTTCGCACGAGGAGCTAGGCGGCGAAGTGGAGAGATTGGGAGAAGTCTAATGCCAGCGCTAAGCATGACGGGTTTTGGCAAAGGTTCTGCCGCTTTAGGCAATACGCAAATTGACGTAGAAATTCGCACGGTAAATCATCGCTTTTTGGACATTTCTTGCAAACTACCATCGCTTTATTCTTCCTACGAAAATGACATGGTTGCCAAAACCAGATCTCTCTTAAAGCGCGGCAAGGTCGACATTGCAGTCGCGCGCAATTTTTCCAATAAATGCCGACAAGAACTAAAATTGAACCAAGAGCTTTTCTTAGCTTACTGGAAAGCTTTTCATGATGCTTGCAAAATAGCAAACGTTAAATCCCCTGCTTCCATTAGCGCCGAAGCGGTGCTTTCCATATTATCGCGCCGAGACGTATTGGACGTCTCAGCTATTGAATTGAACCCCGAAGAAGAAAGAGGTGCGCTCTTTTATGCACTTGAATCCGCCCTTAAAGGAGTATGCGAGATGCGATCCAAAGAGGGAGAAGGTCTCACGAAGGAGATCTTGAACTTAACCGAGCAACTGGAGGACGTCGTTAAAAAGTTATCCCAGTTAGCTCAGGTAGCCCCGCAAGATTACAAAGAGCGACTCACCTTGCGCTTGTCGAAGATTTTACCAGATAACGTCGAAATCGATCCATCCAGATTAGCTCAGGAAGTAGCTATACTGGCAGATAAGATAGACATTCAAGAAGAACTTGCTCGTTTGATGATACATCTAAAGCAATTTGAAGTTCTCTTCAGTCAAGATGCCACTGGAAGAAAATTAGATTTTTTGATTCAGGAAATGGGACGGGAGATAAACACCAGTGGTTCTAAAGCACAAAATAGCAGTATTCAGATATTAGTGGTTGAGGCTAAGGCCATTTTAGAGAAGGTCCGCGAGCAAGTTCAGAATATAGAGTGAGTTTTACATTGATGTCTGAGGAATCTCCTATTTTCGAGCCATTGTTGTTTTGTTTCTGCGGCCCTACTGCTAGTGGGAAGTCTACCATCTGTAGAGCTCTCCTCCCCCAAGTGGCCAAGCTGAGACTTTCTATTTCTACTACGACGAGAGATCCGCGTCCCAATGAAAGAAACGAAGTCGACTATTACTTTGTCAGCCAGGAGCAATTTCACACACTCATCGAGTCACAGTCCTTCTTGGAACATGCTTCTTATAATAATCGCTATTACGGCACGGAGAAAAAAAATATCG carries:
- a CDS encoding glycosyltransferase family 2 protein, with the protein product MSEIELSWERAPKGLSVIIPVYNEKTSIAEVIARVKKINLARQIIVVDDGSSDGTREVLENLGAQDNLTIKYHKKNAGKGAAIRTGLAEVTGDIILIQDADFEYDPRDYYKLLAPILEGLADVVFGSRFLGGPHRVLFFWHYVINRLLTFLSNMLTNLNLTDMEVGYKVFKREILQGIVIKSDRFNFEPEITAKVAKKRARIYEVPISYAGRTYEEGKKIGVRDGLEALWTIFKYRFVD
- a CDS encoding YicC family protein, whose translation is MPALSMTGFGKGSAALGNTQIDVEIRTVNHRFLDISCKLPSLYSSYENDMVAKTRSLLKRGKVDIAVARNFSNKCRQELKLNQELFLAYWKAFHDACKIANVKSPASISAEAVLSILSRRDVLDVSAIELNPEEERGALFYALESALKGVCEMRSKEGEGLTKEILNLTEQLEDVVKKLSQLAQVAPQDYKERLTLRLSKILPDNVEIDPSRLAQEVAILADKIDIQEELARLMIHLKQFEVLFSQDATGRKLDFLIQEMGREINTSGSKAQNSSIQILVVEAKAILEKVREQVQNIE
- a CDS encoding glycosyltransferase family 2 protein; protein product: MNDKASAVSTNRAQADRVPISAFVITYNEEDHITACLSSLDFCDEVIVIDSFSTDNTVNIAKSLGAKVIQRKWPGYRDQKAFGLESVSNEWVLNLDADECVSEELRERILEILGREKAGDLSSLSINGYYINRVVHYLGRWWRRGGWYPEYRLRLFRKSQTKWGGSDPHEKPIVSGPTARIGGEIYHYTYRNMDEQFERLHRFSSIAAKDEFLKGRRCSIASLLLNPILRTLKFYVLKRGFREGKAGFIIAVTEGYYTFMKYAKLWEHEFNQLAQKYEKPINEERR
- a CDS encoding bifunctional hydroxymethylpyrimidine kinase/phosphomethylpyrimidine kinase, encoding MKNDDNSRLLSIIKQFKDVPIVVAGDLILDHYIWGKVDRISPEAPVVVVKVTEESKRPGGAGNVANNLVSLGAKVAICGVVGDDENGRALLSMFGDAGVDTEGILVDRTRPTSVKTRVIAHAQQVVRVDREETHVLSPAYAEGVSGVLRSKFREAKGIIISDYGKGTMCAPVFDCIRSGYEQGFLGFGKVPVLIDPKMRNFSLYSRATVIKPNRSEAQEASSIPIANRQQAIEAAKVLLQKWNCEMVLITLGEEGMALVSTAGGKEVEAIESDTLAREVYDVSGAGDTVSAVFLLALAVNASLRDAAWLANIAAGIVVREIGTVAVSHEELGGEVERLGEV